GGGACCGTCCAGGCCACCAACCTGGTCAACGGCGTGGCCGTGCCTATGACCATCACGATTCCCACGACCACCGTCCCGGCCAGCGGACCGATCGCGCTCACGGGGACCGGCGTGATGCCGGCCTTCACGGCGGGACCGGAAGGGACGACACACGAGATCACGGCCGGCGCGCAGAAGGTCGGCATGGTCCTGCTCAACGACGGCACCCCGTCGCCGTTCGACATCCCCTGCACACCGGCGGCCGGTCAGAACACCCTCATCGGCTCCGTGAAGGCAACCGCGGCCCCGGCCTCGACGACCACGCTCAAGGCGAAGTACGTCAAGAAGTCGCGCAAGGCGACGGTCACGGCGAGCGTCTCCGCGCCGGGCGCCAACCCGTCGGGCACGATCACCTTCACCCTCAAGAAGGGCAAGAAGGTGAAGACCAAGACCGTCGCGATCACCGGCGGCACCGCGAAGGCGACCTTCAAGAAGCTCCCGAAGGGCAAGTACAAGGTCACGGCGTCCTACACCGGGAGCGTCGGCTCCTCGAGCGCCACGACCAAGCTCAAGGTCCGCTGACCTCGGCCCGGGTCGGCTCCGTGACGGGGCCGGCCCGGGTGATCAGCCCAGCGAAGCGACCCAGTTGCGCAGCAGCTGCGCGCCCGCGTCGCCCGACTTCTCCGGGTGGAACTGGGTCGCGCACAGTGGCCCGTTCTCGACCGCGGCGACGAAACGGTCGCCACCGTGCTCGGCCCAGGTCACCAGCGGCTGGTGGCTGTCGGGCGTGCGGTCGTTGGTGACCAGCGTCCAGTCGCGCACGCCGTAGGAGTGCACGAAGTAGAAGCGCTCGTCTTCGATCCCCGCGAACAGCCGCGTCCGCTCGGGCACGGACACGGTGTTCCATCCCATGTGCGGCACGATCGGCGCCTGCAGCCGCTCGACCACGCCCGGCCACTCGCCGCAGCCCTCGGTCTCGACGCCGTGCTCGATCCCACGCTCGAACAGGATCTGCATGCCCACGCAGATGCCGAGCACCGGCCTGCCGCCGGAGAGCCGCCGGGCGATGATCCGCTCGCCGCGGATGGCCCGCAGCCCGCGCATGCACGCCTCGTACGCGCCGACGCCCGGCACCAGCAGGCCGTCGGCCTCCATCGCGGTGTCGAGGTCGCCGGTGAGGGTGACCGAGGCCCCGGCCCGCTCGACCGCGCGTACGGCGGAGCGCAGGTTCCCGGAGCCGTAGTCGAGGACGACGACGGACGGAGCGCTCACAGAGCGCCCTTCGTGGAGGGGATGCCGGTCTCGCGCGGGTCGATCGCGACGGCGTCGCGGAAGGCCCGGGCGAACGCCTTGAACTGGGTCTCGACGATGTGGTGCGGCTCGCGGCCCGCGAGCACCCGCACGTGCAGCGCGAAGTGGCCGTGGAAGGCGATCGACTCGAAGACGTGCTGGGTCAGCGAGCCGAGGTAGGACACCCCGGAGCCGCCGAGCTGGACGTACTGCTGGCCCTCCGGCTCGCCGGTGTGGACGCAGTAGGGACGCCCCGACACGTCGACGACGGCGTGCACGAGCGCCTCGTCGAGCGGGACGGTCGCGTCGCCGAACCGGCGGATGCCGACCTTGTCGCCCAGCGCCTGGCGCAGCGCCTGGCCGAGGGTGATCGCGGTGTCCTCCACGGTGTGGTGGGCGTCGATGTGGACGTCGCCGTCGGTCTGCACCGTGAGGTCGACCAGCGCGTGGCGCGCGAACGCGGTGAGCATGTGGTCGTAGAACCCGACGCCCGTGGAGATGTCGTGCTTGCCGGTGCCGTCGAGGTTCACCTCGACGACGACCTTCGACTCGCTCGTCTGCCGCTCGATCCGAGCAGTCCGGGCTCCGCCGTCTCGACCGCTCGCTGCGCTCGCGTTCATGCGCGCTCTCCATTCACATCGGTCAGTGCGGCCCGGAAGGCCGCCATCTCGTCGGGGGTGCCGACCGAGACCCGCAGCCAGCCGTCGGGCCCGGTCTCCCGGATCAGGACTCCCCGGTCGAGGAGACCCTGCCAGACAGCATGACGCTCGGCGAATCGCCCGAACAACACGAAATTGGCGTCCGAGTCGGCGACGTCGTACGCCTCGGCCCGCAGCCACTCCACAAGCGCGTCCCGCTCGCGGCGCAGGTCGTCGACCCTGCCGAGCAGCTCGGGCGCGTGGCGCAGGGCCGCCAGTGCGACGGCCTGGGTGACGGCGGAGAGGTGGTAGGGCAGCCGCACCACGCGGATCGCGTCGCAGATCTCGGGCGCCGCTGCGAGGTAGCCCAGCCGCAGCCCAGCGCCCGCGAACGCCTTGCTCATCGTGCGGGTGACCACGAGGTTGCGGTACGACGGCAGCAGCTCCAGCGCGCTCGGGACGCCGGTGCGCCGGAACTCGCCGTACGCCTCGTCGACCACGACGATCCCGCTGATGTCATTGCCGCCGGCGGCCTCGCACAGCATGGACACAGCCTCGGGCGGCAGCGCGGTGCCGGTCGGGTTGTTGGGGCTCGGCAGCAGGATCACGCTCGGCTGCTCGGTCTTCACCAGGTCGCGCGCGGCGTCGAGGTCGAGCGCGAAGTCCCCGGCCCGGCGCCCGGCGACCCAGCGGGTGTTGGTGTCGCGGGCGTACTCCGGATACATCGAGTACGTCGGCGCGAAGCTCACCGCCGTGCGGCCCGGCCCGCCGAAGGCCTGCAGCAGCTGCAGCATGACCTCGTTGGAGCCGTTGGCCGCCCACACCTGCTCGGGCACGACCCCGGCGGGGGTGTCTTTGGAGAGGTAGGCCGCGAGTGCGGTGCGCAGGCCGGTGAACTCCCGGTCGGGGTACCGGTTCAGCGTCGCAGCGGCCTCCCCCGCGGCCGCCGCGATGTCGGCGATACAAGCCTCGGACGGGCCGTAGGGGTTCTCGTTGACGTTGAGCTGGACGGGCACGTCGAGCTGCGGGGCGCCGTACGGCTCGATCCCGCGCAGCTCCTCGCGGAGCGGCGGCCAGCTATCTGCGGTCATCGCGTCGACCGGACCGTGATGGCGGCGCCGTGGCCGGGCAGGTCCTCGGCCTCGGCGAGGGTGACCACGTGGCCGGCGACCTCGGCGAGCGCCGCGGCGGAGTAGTCGATCACGTGCACCGACTTGGTGAACGCGCGCACCGACAGCCCCGAGGAGTGGCAGGCGCAGCCGGCCGTCGGGAGCACGTGGTTGGACCCGGCGCAGTAGTCGCCGAGGCTGACCGGGGCGTGCGGGCCCACGAAGATCGCACCGGCGTTGCGGACCCGGGCCGCCCAGGCGGCGGCGTCCTCGGTGTGGATCTCGAGGTGCTCCGCGGCGTACGCGTTGACGACCTCCAGCCCCTGCTCGAGGTCGCGGACCAGCACGATGCCGGACTGCTTGCCGGCGAGCGAGGTGGTGATCCGCTCGCTGTGCTTGGTCGCGGCGACCTGCTGGTCGAGCTCGGCCTCGACCTCGGCGGCGAGCCGCTCGGAGGTGGTGACGAGGACCGAGGCGGCGAGCGGGTCGTGCTCGGCCTGGCTGATCAGGTCGGCGGCGACGTAGGCGGCATTGCCGGTGTCGTCGGCGAGGATCGCGATCTCGGTGGGGCCGGCCTCGGAGTCGATGCCGATCTGGCCCTTGAGGATCCGCTTGGCGGTGACGACCCAGATGTTGCCGGGTCCGGTCACCAGATCAACGCGGGCGACGCGCCGGCAGGGGTCAGCGTCGTTGAGGCCGTACGCGAACATCGCGATCGCCTGGGCGCCGCCGACGGCGTAGACCTCCTCGACACCGAGCAGCGCGCACGCGGCCAGGATCGTGGGGTGGACCGAGCCGCCGAACTCTTTCTGCGGCGGGCTGGCCAGCGCGATCGACTCGACGCCGGCGGTCTGGGCCGGGACGACGTTCATCAGCACGCTCGACACCAGCGGTGCGAGGCCGCCGGGCACGTACAGGCCGACCCGGCCGACCGGCACCTTGCGGTGGGTGACCCGGGCGCCGGGACCGAGGTCGGTGACCGCGTCCTGCTCGAGCTCGTTGGCGCAGGTCGCCCGCAGCCGGCGGATCGACTCCTCGAGGCCCGCACGGATGTCGGGGTCGAGGTTGTCGAGCGCGGCCTGCATCGCGGCCGGCGCGACCCGGATGTCGTCGACGCGCACGCCGTCGAACCTCTCCCCGAACTCCACGATCGCGTCCAGCCCGCGGGTGCGGACCTCCTCGCAGATCGCATGCACCGCCGGCACCGCCGCTTCGATGTCGAAGTCGGCACGGGGCACTGCTGCGCGGTAGTCGGTCTCGGGACCGGCCTGACGCAGGTCGATGCGACGGATCAGGGACATGCCCCCGATTCTACGGTCGATGGTGGGTCCGCCCTCTAAGTTGGACACGTGACGGACCAGCTCCCGATGTTCCCGCTGAACGCGGTGCTCTACCCGGGGGTCAGCGTGCCGCTGCACGTCTTCGAGGACCGCTACCGCGCGCTGGTGCACCACCTGCTGCGCACCGAGGACCCGGCGCAGCGGCTGTTCGGGTCGGTGGCGATCCGCGAGGGCTACGAGGTCGGTGACCACGGCACCCAGTCGCTCTACCGCATCGGTGTGCGTCTGCAGCTCACCGAGGTCGAGGCCCGCGCCGACGGCAGCTTCGACGTCGTCGCGGTCGGCCGCGACCGGATCCAGCTGGACCGTCTCCTCACCACGGGCGACTACCCCGTCGGCGAGGTGACGCTGGTGCCGGCCGGGCCGGCGGAGGTGCCCGAGGTCGTCGTGCAGCAGGCGCGGGCGACGTTCACGGCGTACCGGCACGTGCTCAGCTCGATCGCCGGCGACCCCCTGCAGGGCGAGCTGCCCCAGGACCCGACGTACCTGTCCTGGACGCTCGCGGCCTGCAGCCCGCTGCCGATGGGTGAGCGGCAACAGCTGCTCGAGGCCGAGGACACCACCGAGCGGCTGCTGCTGGTGACCGACCTGCTCCGCGCCGAGCTGCGGGCCATCAACGTGATCACCTCGCTGCCGGCGACCGAGGTCGCCCGCACCCGCTGGTCGCCGAACTGAGCGCAGGTCATGGCGAGGAAGAAGCAGTCCGGCGGCGGTACGCCGGCCACCACCGCGCTGACGAGCGCCGGCGTGGCGTTCACGGTTCACGAGTACGACCACGACGCCCGCACCGACTCGTACGGCGGCGAGGCCGCCGAGGCGATGGGCGTCGCGCCCGAGCGGGTCTTCAAGACCCTGTTCGCCGACATCGACGGCGCCCTCGTGGTGGGTGTCGTGCCGGTCTCGGGTCAGCTCGACCTCAAGGCGCTGGCCCGCGCGGTCGAGGGGCGCAAGGCGGCCATGGCCGACCCGAAGGCGGCCGAGCGGGCCACCGGGTACGTCGTCGGCGGGATCTCGCCGCTCGGGCAGCGCAAGGCGCACCCGACGGTCGTCGACGACTCCGCGCTGGACCACGACACGGTGTTCGTGTCGGCGGGCCGGCGCGGGATGGAGGTCGAGCTCAGCCCTGCGGAGCTGGTGCGGCTGACGGCTGCGCGGGTGCGGAGGATACGGAAGGGTTGAGCGCGAGCATCAGCACCAGGTAGGCGAGCATCGCGCCGACCGGCCACGCGAGGTAGGGCGTCCAGCCCGCGACGGCGAGGTGGCCCGGCAGGGTGTCGCCGACCTTGTGGGCGGACAGCAGGCCGGCCGGGTCGGCCGGGCTGAACGACTCCCCCAGCAGGGTCATCACCAGCACACCGAGCCCGGCGCCGACCAGCACCGCGATGATCCCGGCCACAGCCTGGTTGCGCGCGAGCCAGCCACCGACCAGGCCGAGCAGGACCGCGAGCCCGAAGGCGACGACGACATAGGTCGCCGTACCGCTGAAGTCGCGGGTGATGCCCGGGTCGAACGGATCGGGGTACCAGGCCTTGCCGGCCACGGTGTCGTAGATCTTCCCGTCGGGGGCGGGCCCCCACCACGTCCACCACAGCCAGCCGCCAGCGGCACCCAGGAGGGAGCCGAGCACCACGGGCACGAGGAGCGGCAGGACTGCCAGGCGCCTCATCGGTCGAGGCACCCCGGGCCGAGGAGCTGCTTGAGGTCGGCGAAGAGGGAGACCGAGGGAGTCACCCGCAGATTGTCCCCCAGTCGCATGACCTTGGTGGAGTCGCGGCTCAGCAGCTGGAGCCGCACCTCGGTCAGCCCGGCGTGGGAGGTCAGCACCTCGCGCAGCTGGGCCACGACCGGCCCGGTGCACCGGGTCGAGGGCAGGCTGATCACGACCGGGCCGTCGCTGCCCCGCTCCAGGTCGGGGACGGTGACCTCCTGGCCGCGCAGCTGCGCCGGCTCGCGGTCGGTGTCGAGCTGGCCGCGCACCCGGATGATCGCGTCCTCGGTGAGGTACGGCGCCGCGAGCCGGTAGCTGCTCGGGAACAGCAGCACGTCGATCGCGCCCTCGAGGTCCTCGAGGGTCACGGTGGCCCACGGGTCGCCGTTCTTGGTGATCTTGCGCTGGATCGAGGTGACCAGGCCGGCCACCGTCACCGTCGAGTTGTGCGGCCGGCTCTCGTCGGTGACCAGCTGGCCGATGGTGCAGTCGGTTCCGTTGGACAAGACGTGCTCGAGGCCGAGCAGCGGGTGGTCGGAGACGTAGAGGCCGAGCATCTCCCGCTCGTGGCCGAGCAGGGTCATCTTGTCCCACTCGTCGATCTCGGGGATCGCGACGCTCACGCCGAACCCTCCGTCGCCCCCGTCGTCGTCGCCCAGCCCGGCGAACAGCGAGTCCTGGCCGATCGCCTCGTTGCGCTTGATGTCGACGTACTGGTCGACCGCGGTCTCGTGGATCGCGACCAGGGCGCGACGCAGGTGCTTCATGTCGTCGAAGGCACCGGCCTTGATCAGCGAGTCGATGACCCGCTTGTTGCACACGGTGGCCGGCACCTTGGACAGGAAGTCGTTGAAGTCGGTGAACCGGCCCTTCTCGACCCGGGCCTCGGCGATGCCGTCGACGACGTTGGAGCCGACGTTGCGCACGGCGGTGAGGCCGAAGCGGATGTCGCGCCCGACGGCGGTGAAGTTGTGCGCCGACTCGTTGACGTCGGGCGGGAGCACCTGGATCTTCATCCGACGGCACTCGTTGAGGTAGATCGCCATCTTGTCCTTGTCGTCCTTGACGGACGTGAGGAGCGCGGCCATGTACTCGGTCGGGTAGTTGGCCTTGAGGTAGGCGGTCCAGTAGGTGATGACGCCGTAGGCCGCGGAGTGGGACTTGTTGAACGCGTAGTCGGCGAACGGGACGAGGATCTCCCAGAGCGTCTTGACCGCGTCCTTGGGATAGCCCCGCTCGAGCATGCCGGCCTCGAAGCCCTCGAACTGCGCGTCGAGCTCGGCCTTCTTCTTCTTGCCCATGACCCGGCGCATGTTGTCTGCCGCGCCCAGCGAGTAGCCGGCCAGGACCTGGGCGATCGCCATCACCTGCTCCTGGTAGACGATCAGGCCGTAGGTCTCCCCCAGCACCGGCTCGAGCGCCTCGGCGAGCGCCGGGTGGATCGGCTCGATCGGCTGGCGCCCGTTCTTGCGGTGGGCGTACTTGTTGTGGGAGTCGGCGCCCATCGGGCCGGGGCGGTAGAGCGCACTGACCGCGGTGATGTCGGCGAACTTGTCGGGCAGCATCGAGCGCAGCAGCGCGCGCATGCCACCGCCATCGAGCTGGAACACGCCCAGGGTGTCGCCCCGGCCCATCAGCTCGTAGGTGGCCCGGTTGTCGAACGGGAGTTCCTCGAGGACGACGACCT
The genomic region above belongs to Nocardioides sp. QY071 and contains:
- a CDS encoding histidinol-phosphate transaminase; the encoded protein is MTADSWPPLREELRGIEPYGAPQLDVPVQLNVNENPYGPSEACIADIAAAAGEAAATLNRYPDREFTGLRTALAAYLSKDTPAGVVPEQVWAANGSNEVMLQLLQAFGGPGRTAVSFAPTYSMYPEYARDTNTRWVAGRRAGDFALDLDAARDLVKTEQPSVILLPSPNNPTGTALPPEAVSMLCEAAGGNDISGIVVVDEAYGEFRRTGVPSALELLPSYRNLVVTRTMSKAFAGAGLRLGYLAAAPEICDAIRVVRLPYHLSAVTQAVALAALRHAPELLGRVDDLRRERDALVEWLRAEAYDVADSDANFVLFGRFAERHAVWQGLLDRGVLIRETGPDGWLRVSVGTPDEMAAFRAALTDVNGERA
- a CDS encoding LON peptidase substrate-binding domain-containing protein, producing the protein MTDQLPMFPLNAVLYPGVSVPLHVFEDRYRALVHHLLRTEDPAQRLFGSVAIREGYEVGDHGTQSLYRIGVRLQLTEVEARADGSFDVVAVGRDRIQLDRLLTTGDYPVGEVTLVPAGPAEVPEVVVQQARATFTAYRHVLSSIAGDPLQGELPQDPTYLSWTLAACSPLPMGERQQLLEAEDTTERLLLVTDLLRAELRAINVITSLPATEVARTRWSPN
- the ybaK gene encoding Cys-tRNA(Pro) deacylase, which produces MARKKQSGGGTPATTALTSAGVAFTVHEYDHDARTDSYGGEAAEAMGVAPERVFKTLFADIDGALVVGVVPVSGQLDLKALARAVEGRKAAMADPKAAERATGYVVGGISPLGQRKAHPTVVDDSALDHDTVFVSAGRRGMEVELSPAELVRLTAARVRRIRKG
- the hisD gene encoding histidinol dehydrogenase, yielding MIRRIDLRQAGPETDYRAAVPRADFDIEAAVPAVHAICEEVRTRGLDAIVEFGERFDGVRVDDIRVAPAAMQAALDNLDPDIRAGLEESIRRLRATCANELEQDAVTDLGPGARVTHRKVPVGRVGLYVPGGLAPLVSSVLMNVVPAQTAGVESIALASPPQKEFGGSVHPTILAACALLGVEEVYAVGGAQAIAMFAYGLNDADPCRRVARVDLVTGPGNIWVVTAKRILKGQIGIDSEAGPTEIAILADDTGNAAYVAADLISQAEHDPLAASVLVTTSERLAAEVEAELDQQVAATKHSERITTSLAGKQSGIVLVRDLEQGLEVVNAYAAEHLEIHTEDAAAWAARVRNAGAIFVGPHAPVSLGDYCAGSNHVLPTAGCACHSSGLSVRAFTKSVHVIDYSAAALAEVAGHVVTLAEAEDLPGHGAAITVRSTR
- the hisB gene encoding imidazoleglycerol-phosphate dehydratase HisB encodes the protein MNASAASGRDGGARTARIERQTSESKVVVEVNLDGTGKHDISTGVGFYDHMLTAFARHALVDLTVQTDGDVHIDAHHTVEDTAITLGQALRQALGDKVGIRRFGDATVPLDEALVHAVVDVSGRPYCVHTGEPEGQQYVQLGGSGVSYLGSLTQHVFESIAFHGHFALHVRVLAGREPHHIVETQFKAFARAFRDAVAIDPRETGIPSTKGAL
- a CDS encoding DUF6801 domain-containing protein, producing the protein MTLRHRFTLRSASAGAVLGLAASTAVVLGTAGTASATPIDFSCDVPILGPNTFSVDVSTNAPATAPAGTSVSPTVTSVMTVPAGLADTMRGLLGTDQIGGTVQATNLVNGVAVPMTITIPTTTVPASGPIALTGTGVMPAFTAGPEGTTHEITAGAQKVGMVLLNDGTPSPFDIPCTPAAGQNTLIGSVKATAAPASTTTLKAKYVKKSRKATVTASVSAPGANPSGTITFTLKKGKKVKTKTVAITGGTAKATFKKLPKGKYKVTASYTGSVGSSSATTKLKVR
- the hisH gene encoding imidazole glycerol phosphate synthase subunit HisH, producing the protein MSAPSVVVLDYGSGNLRSAVRAVERAGASVTLTGDLDTAMEADGLLVPGVGAYEACMRGLRAIRGERIIARRLSGGRPVLGICVGMQILFERGIEHGVETEGCGEWPGVVERLQAPIVPHMGWNTVSVPERTRLFAGIEDERFYFVHSYGVRDWTLVTNDRTPDSHQPLVTWAEHGGDRFVAAVENGPLCATQFHPEKSGDAGAQLLRNWVASLG